The sequence CGTCTCAAAGTTTCTATTGCGTTAGGAGACTTGGGGCCAAAACCTAGAGGCTCAGAACAGGTGAGGCCTTGAAACCTGCAATAAGAGCAAATAATAAAACCATGTTTTCCAAGTCCGTCCCGAGTGTAGGAATGCGGGGCGTGCAGAGGTTTCTGTTTCACAGTGGCCCGCCCATCTAAGAAACTGGGGCGAAGGGCAGGGCGAGGGCTGGGCCGAGGGGAGAAGGTTGTTGGGAAAGCCTGGTTTGGCCGGTACGGGAGCTCATTCTGAGAAGCCTCCGTGCTTTCCGCATTCTCTGGGGGAGGCCAGGCCCCGCAGGGTTCAGGGGCTTCAGAGGGGGTTCTGTGAGCAGGGCTTGGCTTGAAAGCCATTTGGGGCATGCACCTCATCCCGCGGCCAGGTGGCATCCGGGGAAGGGGCCGGGCCGATGGCCCTGACTGGAACTCACTGCCCTGCTGGGTGAGGCCCCACGCCGGTGGCAGGTGGACGCGTCGCTGCCTGCTTAGGGATCCCCTTCCTGGAATCTTGGCCTCGCTGGCCCTTCCAGCCACATGGGGGGTCCCGCGGGATGGGATCCTCCTTTTGGGTGCCGCTGCCGTCGCGACCCAGGGAAGTGGGCAGCAGAGCTGTGGGGAGTGTCTGCCCTTCGAGGAAGCTGGGAAATGAGGGTGGTCCCGGCGCCGTGGGCCGTGGAGGTGGGTTGGGGGCgactctgggaggtgggggtgctcCTGGCGCCGTGGGCTGTGGAGGTGGGTTGGGGGCgactctgggaggtgggggtgctcCCGGCGCCGTGGGCTGTGGAGGTGGGTTGGGGGCgactctgggaggtgggggtgctcCCGGCGCCGTGGGCTGTGGAGGTGGGTTGGGGGTGACTCTTGTCTGGTGGGTTCGGTTCAGCCCCAGTGGGCTTTGCATTTGCAACAGGCACGTGAGCGATTTCTCAGTGAGTCCGGCTCAGCCGCACTGAGGAGATAAGTGGGGAAAGAGCACAAAGACCCCTCCCCACGAAGGCCCTGGGACATGGCCGGACTGAGGGTCTTGCTCTCGGACATGTGCCCATCATGGCCGAGGTGCAGGTGCCTTTGGTCCAGGTGGGGCCGAGGGGTCCCCTGGGTGAGACCCCGTCGTGGTCGAGGTTGTGTTTTCTGTCTCCCGTGCTGCCGGCCCCTCCAGCACGTGCCGCCAACTCACATTTGAAGTGGCGTTGGTCACAAAGGTGCCTTGACGTGGACACCCTCCCTGACTTGGCTTTGCTGAGTGTGAGGATCCTTTGACGGTGGTGGGCGGCGTTCCAGAGCCTGTCCCGTCCAGGCTGCTTCCTGACTCTGCCTTTCTTCTCCAGCGCCGTGCCGTCCCTGCAGTGACACCGAGGTGCTCCTAGCCGTCTGCACCAGCGACTTCGGTGAGTGTCTCCTCGGCAGCTTCTACCTCCTGTGCTCCTGGTTTCTGCCACATGGAGCTGTTTGGGCCCAGGAGTCCCTCTTCAGGGCCCAGGACAGCCTTCCGGTGCTGCGTGGACCCTCCTGGAGGGGCACACGCTGTGGAAGCCCTGGGCTCGGCCCTCCACCAGCCCTGGGGACAGGGACGCCACCGCCCACACTTGGAGGGAGCTGGGGGTTGTTTTGGTGACTGTCaaacattttcccattttgtaaATGAGATCACTGCTCTTCGAGGGGACTCTTGAAGTCCACTGTCTCCCAGCAGCTCTTCTTGCTGAAGTGCTTTGTAAACAGCATTTTATCAGCAGCCCAGAGCATCCTTGGCGTTGGACACTCCTTGCCCCCCACCAGAGTTCACGCTGTTCCAGGCCTGAGGCCCCCGGCGGCTCTGCGGCTCTGCAGGAGGAGCTTTGGGGTCCCAGGGCTCCAGCCCCTTTGCTTGTGGCGTTTGCACAGACGCCCTGTGGGAAAGGTTTGGCCTCCCGTCGTGTGGTGCCGTGGAAGCCATGTCCTGCAGGCCCCGGCTCTGCACCCCACCTCCAAGCTCAAGGACAGGCCCCTTCTCACTGCTTTCCCGGCCCCTGGCATGGAGTTGGGGCTGGGCAGGGGTCTCCAAGTGTGGCGCGAAGGCTGTCCCCATGCCCACCCTCTCCTGTGAGCTGCACCGGGTCTGTCTGATCAGGACACAGAACTGCAGGGGCACCCTGTGTATCAGCTGGActtgtttgttctgttttcccATTTAACAGGTCTGGCCCTTGGTAGAAAGGGCACCTGTTCTCTGACGATGTCTAAGTATCTGGGACACCCCTTGGCAGCTTTCTGCTGTTACATTGTACTTTTCTCTGGGAATTTCCACGCTAGATGGCAGAGTCGGGGGTCAGCTGCCCGTTCCAGTGCCCATCGATGCGGGGGCAGGGGGAGGTGCGGTGGTCTTGCTGTGTGCTTGCCTTTGCTCACTCCCTGTCCCCATCTCCTTCCCCGCACAGCCGTTCGAGGCTCCATCCAGCAAGTTACCCACGAGCCTGAGCGGCAGGACTCAGCCATCCACCTGCGCGTGAGCAGACTCTATCGGCAGAAAAGCAGGGTCTTCGAGCCGGTGCCCGAGGGTGACGGCCACTGGCAGGGGCGCGTCAGGACGCTGCTGGAGTGTGGCGTGCGGCCGGGGCATGGCGACTTCCTCTTCACTGGCCACATGCACTTCGGGGAGGCGCGGCTCGGCTGTGCCCCACGCTTCAAGGACTTCCAGAGGATGTACAGGGATGCCCAGGAGAGGGGGCTGAACCCTTGTGAGGTTGGCACGGACTGACTCCGTGGGCCGCTGCCCTTCCTCTCCTGATGAGTCACAGGCTGCGGTGGGCGCTGCGGTCCTGGTGGGGCCGTGCGGTGAGGGCCGCGCGCTGGGAGCCGCATGCCCTGGGCCCAGGCCTGACCCTGGTACCGAAGCTGTGGACGTTCTCGCCACACTCAACCCCATGAGCTTCCAGCCAAGGATGCCCTGGCCGATTGGAAATGCTGTAAAATGCAAACtaagttattatatttttttttggtaaaaaagaAATGTCCATAGGAAACAAATTCCCGTGTCTTAAAACGCCTTGGTGTGCCGTCTGATACTGTTCTCTAAAGACGTTAGGAGTCACGGCATCTGGCCTGCGGTTGGGTGAAGCACTGGCCGTTGGGCACAGTGGATGTGTGAAAAGGTGCCATTCAGAGTTGTTATTCTCATGACGGAAGTTTTGGAGCCAAATAATacgttttttattttcattttatttttaaaggatgagCTTTGGTCCTTTTCAGGCCGCCGGTTGTTTCCGTTCCCGAGAATAAAGACGAGGATCCGACCAGCCAGAAGCCGGAGTCTGTCTTTCGCCAGGTCCGGTGCCCACGGCCCGTGTTCAGGGCCTCGCTGGACGTACCCCAGGGCGCCACCCTGCCTCGGCAGACACGCTTGCTCCGCCCGGCGACTGTCCCTCAGCGCCTGCTGCTGCATTTCCATTAATGCAGGTCCTGCCCTGTGGCCCCAGCCTGCCCACAGTGCAGGGGCCCACAGCTAGTCTCTAGACGCCCAGGAGCTGGTCTGAACCCAGGTTGGTGACCCCATGTCCCCAAAGGATGCGGCTACCAGAACAAATCACCACCGACTGCGGGGCTGAAACAACCTCGTTCTCTGAGTTCCTGAGGCCACAATCCAAAGTCACGGTGTGGGCAGAGCCTCTCCCTCCAGGGCTCCAGGGGAGAACGCTTCAtcttctcctcagcctccaggggTTCCAGGGAGGACCCTTCGTCTTCTCCTCAGCCGGGGGCGACCCTTCGTCTTCTCCTCAGCCGGGGGCGACCCTTCGTCTTCTCCTCAGCTGGGGGGGACCCTTCGTCTTCTCCTCAGCCAGGGGGGGACCCTTCATCTTCTCCTCAGCCTCCGGGGGTTCCAGGGAGGACCCTTTGTCTTCTCCTCAGCCTCCGGGGGTTCCTGGGAGGATCTTCATCTTCTCCTCAGCCAGGGGAGGAACCTTCATCTTCTCAGCCAGGGGGAGGACCCTTCATCTTCTCCTCTGCCAGGGGAGGACTCTTCATCTTCTCCTTGGCCTCTGGGGGCTCCAGGTGCTCCTTGAtggtggctgcatcactccagtctctgcctccgtggCCACACGgcttctccctgtgtctgtgtccagATCTTTCTCTAGGACATTGGTCACTGGATTGGGGCCCACACCAGTGACCTCGTCTTAAACCGATTACGTCCgcaaagaccccatttccaaataaggtcacactcaGCGGTTCCTGgtggacatgaaatttggggtaCACCATGCCCCAGCACAGGGGGTCCCTGGGAGTGTCAGTTAACCAGACCCCAGCCTGCATCCCCATTGATGAATCAGGCAGTTCCTCCCGTGCAGCCGCTAAGAGCAAAGGGGACCTGGGAGAGGGTGATGTGGTCAGTGGGCACCATGCCGGCCTTGCCAAATGCTCAGGCACTCTGGGTAAGCACTGTGTACCGGCTCAGATGTTCACTGGCTCAGGTGTGCACCGGCTCAGATGTTCACCGGCTCAGGTGTTCACTGGCTCAGGTGTGTACTGGCTCAGGTGTGCACTGGCTCAGGTGTGTACCGTGCACTGGCTCAGGTGTGCACCGGCTCAGGTGTGTACCGGCTCAGGTGTGCACCGGCTCAGCTGTGCACCGGCTCAGCTGTTCACTGGCTCAGGTGTGTACCGGCTCAGGTGTGCACTGGCTCAGGTGTGTACCGTGCACTGGCTCAGGCGTTCACTGGCTCAGGTGTGTACCGGCTCAGGTGTGCACCGGCTCAGCTGTGCACCGGCTCAGGTGTGCACCGGCTCAGGTGTTCACCGGCTCAGGTGTGCACCAGCTCAGGTGTGTACCGTGCACTGGCTCAGGTGTGCACCAGCTCAGGTGTTCACTGGCTTAGGTGTGCACCGGCTCAGATGTGTACCAGCTCAGGTGTGCACCGGCTCAGGTGTGTACCGGCTCAGATGTGTGCCGGCTCAGGTGTGCACTGGCTCAGGTGTGCACCAGCTCAGATCTGAGCCAGCACAGGTCTGCAGGCTCCCACAGGTCACAACAAGAAGCAGGTGTTTCTGGGCGAGGACCTGAAGCagcaggctggggctgggccaggtCCCACTGTGGCTGGTGGTCAGCACACCTTTGCCAGCAGGCGCCACAGCACAGGTGCCCAGCCCACAGCGGGGCGGCAGGGAATCTGCTCCTGGAACCTGGGTTTTCTGGGCTGGCTCCCGGGGGTGTTGACTGACAGGAGAAGGCTGCAGAACAAGAAGGTCGGGTTTCAGGCTGGCAGCCTCTCCTCAATTACAGGGATGCTGGGGTAGGCCAGAACCCGGTGTCAGGTGGAGTAGAAGTCACGCTTCACGGGAGGCTTCTGTTTTTTAAGAAGTGCCTGTGGGCTGGGGGGTTTTTGGTCCAGAGTCTAGGGGAAGGCAAAGCTTACCAAACAGAAAGTGTCCACTccggggtgggggactggggccTCGTCTCTCCGCTGGGCCAGGACAGGGCTGTGAGGTCCAGCTGCCTGCTCAGCTCTGGGACCTGTCCTCCTGCAGGAGCCCACGGCCGTGAACATGCACACGGGCAGATCCACATGTCCCCCGAGGAAAAAGAGAGGGTCAAGGTTGAGTGTGTGGGTGCTAGGGGGTGCAGAACTCACTTCTAACTATGAGGGTTGAGGCGGGCTTCACAGGGGAGGTGGGTTTTGAGCCAGGCCTGCAGCCCGGCATCTGGAAGTGGCTTCCAGGCTCTCCCTGAGCTCTCTCCTGCAGGACACCCCTGCCTGCAGATCTGCACCCCCAGCTCCTTCCTGGGGACTTGATATCATGACCCTGCCTGGCACCCCAGGGGTGAATGCTGCACCCAGCCCTGAGGGTTTCCATCTGCTGGGGGCATCTGACCTgggcaggccagggtgggtgggagggagtcCAGCGGGGGAGGTGCAGGGTGGCCAGGGGGAGACACTGCCCTGGCTGGAGCCTGGATTCACTAGGTCATCACCAATGCAGGGGGTCCTGGCTCACTGGACTTTGCTACTAGAGAAGGTTGGGGAGCTCCACATGAAGGCAAGAAGGCTGGGGCTCAGGGTGTAACTCATCCCCGGAGAGCAACCAGAAAGGCCGTCGGATTGCAACGCAGCCTGCATTGTCCTCGCTGAACGCCTGGTCCTGTCCCACCTGCACCGGACAGCAACTGCTTCCCCTCCAGGGCGGCCCCCATCGTCCCCCAGGTGCTGCAAGAGCAGTGAGACTTACCCAAGACAAGTCAGAGGCTTTGGAGCTCTCGGGGGCGGTGGCTTCTCCCAGGAGCCCCGTATCTGTCAGTCCCCCCATAAGGGGAGGGGAGTTGGCAAGGCTCCTCCTTGCTCCCAGCGTGAGGATTGCCCCTACTTTTCCGGCCCCCACTTGCCCCCTCCACCTGCCCTTTTCCCTCCGGGAAGCCCTGGAGGTTTTCCAAGAACTCTGCGGGTCGAGGGGGCAGCCTATGTGGGGTGGCGGGGGGCCTCCTGCTTGTTGGATGCCCAGACGCCTACACCTTTCACCCTGGGGTCCAGTCGGCTGATGGCCATGAGAGAGAAGCTGAGAGCAACCAGAGCCCACAGCTCCATGCTGGTCCCCCATCTGCAAACGCTGGGCCCCATGGGAGCTGTGACTCGGTTTCCAGCTCGTCACAGGGCTGGCCGAGGCCCCGGCATGTCAAGCCATCTCAGGTTGGGCAGGAATGTGGTCCGTGTTcacatgtgtctctgtgtgtgtgagagagaggggtCAGCTGGGACGCTGGGGTGGCAGGGACAGTCCTGGCTCACCCCTCATCCTCCCTCGACCTCGACTCCCTCCACATGAGGAGCCCCCCCTTCCTGGCTATCCTGTGAGTTGAGCTTCCTCTGCTGGGAGGGCTTTGTCAGAGGTTCCCTGCGGTTCCAGAAGGAAAGCTGGCTGCAGGGAGGGCCGGGCACTGGACACCGTGTGGCTGAGCCTGTGGCGGGGGCTGCACAGCTGGGTTCCCAGCCCCCCTCCTTGTCCCCACCCCACCGCACTGGGAGGCCCTGCTGAGGGGCCAGAGTCC comes from Homo sapiens chromosome 17, GRCh38.p14 Primary Assembly and encodes:
- the METRNL gene encoding meteorin-like protein isoform 2 (isoform 2 is encoded by transcript variant 2) — its product is MYPTGALIVNLRPNTFSPARHLTVCIRSFTDSSGANIYLEKTGELRLLVPDGDGRPGRVQCFGLEQGGLFVEATPQQDIGRRTTGFQYELVRRHRASDLHELSAPCRPCSDTEVLLAVCTSDFAVRGSIQQVTHEPERQDSAIHLRVSRLYRQKSRVFEPVPEGDGHWQGRVRTLLECGVRPGHGDFLFTGHMHFGEARLGCAPRFKDFQRMYRDAQERGLNPCEVGTD